In a single window of the Acidobacteriota bacterium genome:
- a CDS encoding enoyl-CoA hydratase-related protein, with the protein MARILVEMEGPLGIVRMDDGKANAMDEAFFLELGAALDKAQASGAKAVVLAGREGFFSGGLNVKLLPTLAPAQLKSLHETFARTLCRVFTFPIPVVAAVTGHAVAGGMILALACDRRYALEGDFRWQMNEVLVGIPLPSWVLAITQASIPPKWHAQALLHGRAFSSREAASAGFLDGLLAGVEDLVEAAKVAAAELTALNPTAYALSKARMREPLVRRALELLPQERLPGEA; encoded by the coding sequence ATGGCGAGGATTCTCGTGGAGATGGAGGGACCCCTGGGGATCGTCCGCATGGACGACGGCAAGGCCAACGCCATGGACGAGGCCTTTTTCCTCGAATTGGGCGCGGCGCTGGACAAGGCCCAGGCATCGGGAGCGAAGGCGGTGGTCCTGGCGGGCCGGGAAGGCTTCTTTTCCGGAGGCCTCAACGTGAAGCTCCTTCCCACGCTGGCCCCGGCTCAGCTCAAGTCGCTTCACGAGACCTTCGCGCGGACCCTGTGCCGCGTCTTCACTTTCCCAATCCCCGTGGTGGCCGCGGTGACGGGCCACGCCGTGGCGGGGGGGATGATCCTCGCCCTGGCCTGCGACCGGCGCTACGCCCTCGAGGGCGACTTCCGGTGGCAGATGAACGAGGTCCTCGTGGGGATACCGCTCCCCTCCTGGGTCCTCGCCATCACCCAGGCGTCGATCCCGCCCAAGTGGCATGCCCAGGCCCTCCTTCACGGCCGGGCCTTTTCGTCCCGCGAGGCGGCCTCGGCGGGGTTCCTCGACGGCCTGCTGGCTGGCGTCGAGGACCTCGTGGAGGCGGCCAAGGTGGCCGCGGCCGAGCTCACGGCCCTCAATCCAACGGCCTACGCCCTTTCCAAGGCTCGAATGCGAGAGCCCCTCGTGCGCCGGGCCCTGGAACTTCTCCCCCAGGAGAGGCTTCCCGGGGAAGCGTGA
- a CDS encoding glycerophosphodiester phosphodiesterase family protein: MNARRPFLCIGHRGAAGHAPENTLLSIRRALELGADWVEVDVHPLGGELVVIHDDTLDRTTNGSGALSDWTLDEVRRLDAGSGERVPLLPEVLDLLRGRAGLVVELKGRGAGALAAPLLRGALRSGWERADLTASSFHADELRSLRSRAPEVPLAVLARSADGPAMELAREVNAQALHLPLRGTLGEDLERARSMGLPVLVFTVNLPEDIRTVYHMGAAGVFTDYPERVAEALGGRLDL; encoded by the coding sequence GTGAACGCCCGCCGCCCCTTCCTTTGCATCGGCCACCGCGGAGCCGCCGGCCACGCTCCCGAAAACACGCTCCTCTCCATCCGGCGCGCCCTCGAACTCGGCGCGGACTGGGTGGAGGTGGACGTCCATCCCCTGGGCGGCGAACTCGTGGTGATCCACGACGACACGCTGGACCGGACGACGAACGGGTCGGGAGCCCTCTCGGACTGGACCCTCGACGAGGTCCGGCGCCTCGACGCGGGATCGGGCGAGCGGGTGCCCCTCCTCCCGGAGGTCCTGGACCTCCTGAGGGGCCGTGCGGGGCTCGTGGTGGAGCTCAAGGGGCGGGGGGCGGGGGCCCTGGCGGCGCCGCTCCTGAGAGGGGCCCTGCGGTCTGGCTGGGAACGGGCGGATCTCACCGCCTCTTCGTTCCATGCCGACGAACTGCGGTCTCTCCGTTCGCGCGCCCCGGAGGTCCCCCTGGCGGTCCTCGCCCGGTCGGCGGACGGGCCCGCGATGGAGCTGGCTCGCGAGGTGAACGCCCAGGCGCTCCACCTCCCCCTCCGTGGGACGCTCGGCGAAGACTTGGAGCGGGCCCGATCCATGGGCCTTCCGGTCCTGGTCTTCACCGTGAACCTCCCGGAGGATATCCGGACCGTGTACCATATGGGCGCGGCGGGCGTCTTCACGGATTATCCCGAGCGCGTGGCGGAGGCCCTGGGGGGCCGCCTAGACCTGTGA